A genomic stretch from Theobroma cacao cultivar B97-61/B2 chromosome 4, Criollo_cocoa_genome_V2, whole genome shotgun sequence includes:
- the LOC108661580 gene encoding uncharacterized protein LOC108661580, translating to MVTFFHDMMHKEVEVYVDDMIVKARKTDDHATNLERLFKRLWKFQLRLNPTKCTFGVTSGKLLSFIVSEKGIKVDPDKVQAIYDLPSPKTQKEVRGILGRLNYIARFISQLTLKCDLIFKLIRKHNPGAWNEECQVTFDKVKEYLLSPLVLVPPVAGRPLLLYLTVNEGSMGCVLGQHDETGKKERAVYYLSKKFTEYESKYSSLKKMCCALAWTTYQLRQYMLYHTTWLIAKFDPIKYIFEKPSLSGRVARWQVLLSEYDVVYVSQKAIKGSAIIDFMAERVDEDYERMEFEFPDEDLMSICQTSEEKSEKENWKMFFDGASNALGHGIGVVLVSPKGDHYPIIAKLNFYCTNNVVEYEACFMGLHAAIERKIHILEVYGDSALVIYQLRGEWKTRDSKLIRYHKYVSKLIENFDKIRFTHLPREESQMADALATLAAMFEVGTDVKIQPIMINLRECPAHCSSVEEKVDRKSWYHDIVHYLKFQQYSEQSSENDKKIIRRLAMNFFLDGDILYKRSRDQMLLRCVDLAEARRIVEEVHEGICGAHASGHMLARQGMDVIGLITPKASNGHQFILVAIDYFTKWVEVASYANVIQKVVCKFIQKEIICRYGLPERIITDNASNLNGSMMKEVCAKFKIKHHNSAPYRPKMNGAVEAANKNIKRLIEKMIDVYKDWHEKLPFALHAYRTTV from the exons ATGGTGACTTTTTTCCATGACATGATGCACAAAGAGGTTGAggtgtatgtggatgatatgatTGTAAAAGCTCGCAAAACAGATGATCATGCGACCAATCTTGAAAGGTTATTTAAGAGGTTATGGAAGTTTCAGCTTAGATTAAACCCGACAAAGTGTACTTTTGGAGTCACTTCAGGAAAGTTACTCAGTTTCATCGTcagtgaaaaaggaataaaagtTGACCCAGATAAGGTTCAAGCAATCTATGATTTGCCTTCTCCCAAAACACAGAAAGAAGTTAGAGGAATCTTGGGAAGGTTGAATTATATAGCCCGGTTCATATCACAACTCACACTCAAATGTGACCTGATCTTTAAGCTCATTCGCAAACACAATCCTGGGGCATGGAACGAGGAGTGCCAAGTTACTTTTGACAAGGTTAAAGAATATCTGTTGAGTCCGCTAGTGTTGGTACCACCTGTGGCCGGTAGACCCCTTCTTTTGTACTTGACAGTAAATGAAGGATCCATGGGATGTGTGTTGGGACAACATGATGAAACTGGTAAGAAAGAAAGGGCAGTTTACTACTTGAGTAAAAAATTCACTGAGTACGAGTCCAAGTATTCCTCGTTGAAAAAGATGTGTTGTGCTTTAGCATGGACGACGTATCAACTTAGGCAGTACATGCTATATCATACCACTTGGCTCATTGCGAAGTTCGATCCTATTAAATACATCTTCGAGAAACCATCCTTATCAGGTAGAGTGGCAAGATGGCAAGTGTTATTGTCTGAATATGATGTTGTATATGTGTCCCAAAAAGCTATTAAAGGAAGTGCAATCATTGATTTTATGGCAGAGAGGGTGGATGAGGATTATGAACGTATGGAGTTTGAGTTCCCAGATGAGGACTTGATGTCAATATGCCAAACAAGTGAGGAGAAATCGGAGAAAGAGAATTGGAAGATGTTTTTCGATGGAGCTTCGAATGCCTTGGGGCATGGCATAGGGGTCGTGTTAGTGTCACCAAAAGGAGATCATTATCCCATCATAGCTAAACTCAACTTCTATTGCACCAATAATGTGGTCGAATATGAAGCTTGTTTCATGGGTCTTCACGCAGCAATCGAGagaaaaattcacattttggAAGTATATGGGGATTCCGCTTTGGTTATTTATCAATTGCGAGGAGAATGGAAGACACGTGACTCAAAGTTAATCCGGTATCATAAGTATGTTTCAAAgctgattgaaaattttgataagattCGCTTCACCCATTTACCCCGAGAGGAAAGCCAAATGGCGGATGCATTAGCCACGCTGGCAGCAATGTTCGAAGTTGGTACCGATGTCAAGATTCAACCCATTATGATTAATCTTCGAGAGTGCCCCGCACACTGCTCCAGTGTAGAGGAAAAAGTAGACAGGAAATCGTGGTACCATGATATTGTGCATTATCTCAAGTTTCAGCAGTATTCGGAGCAAAGCtcagaaaatgataagaaaatcaTTAGAAGGTTGGCAATGAATTTCTTCTTGGATGGGGACATCTTGTACAAGAGAAGTAGGGATCAAATGCTTTTGAGATGTGTGGATTTAGCCGAAGCTCGGAGAATAGTTGAGGAAGTCCATGAAGGAATTTGTGGGGCACATGCAAGTGGGCATATGTTGGCAAGACAG GGCATGGATGTGATTGGGTTAATAACCCCGAAGGCATCAAATGGGCATCAGTTTATTCTGGTGGCAATTGACTACTTCACTAAGTGGGTAGAAGTAGCATCTTATGCCAATGTGATCCAGAAAGTGGTATGTAAGttcatccaaaaagaaataatatgtCGCTATGGTTTACCAGAAAGGATCATCACAGATAATGCTAGTAACCTCAATGGTTCAATGATGAAAGAGGTTTGTGCCAAGTTCAAGATCAAACATCACAATTCAGCGCCTTATCGCCCAAAGATGAATGGAGCGGTAGAAGCAGCCAACAAGAACATCAAAAGGTTAATTGAAAAGATGATAGATGTATACAAAGATTGGCATGAGAAGTTACCCTTTGCTTTGCATGCTTATCGCACAACAGTCTGA
- the LOC18601559 gene encoding myb-related protein Myb4: MGRSPCCDKVGLKKGPWTPEEDQKLLAYIEEHGHGSWRALPAKAGLQRCGKSCRLRWTNYLRPDIKRGKFSLQEEQTIIQLHALLGNRWSAIATHLPKRTDNEIKNYWNTHLKKRLAKMGIDPVTHKPKSDALLSTDGQSKNAANLSHMAQWESARLEAEARLVRESKLRSNSLQHQLNPPGYAPSASASASTSASAAQLVNKTAWNSGWSKSSEGNTGVLNSTGLGVAGDLESPTSTLTFSENAPPIMSTGLGVSSMPMIEFVGTTSGSSDTGIIKEEGEQDWKGLGSSSNLPEYKEGMENSLSFTSSLHDMTISMEGGWTPESLRPNNGHVNVGNVMDEGFTNLLLNDSMDRSLSDSGKESDENSGGSGDGSDYYEDNKNYWNSILNLVNSSPSDSPMF; encoded by the exons ATGGGACGATCACCTTGCTGTGACAAAGTGGGTTTGAAGAAAGGACCATGGACACCTGAAGAAGATCAGAAACTCTTAGCTTACATTGAAGAACATGGTCATGGAAGCTGGCGTGCCTTGCCGGCGAAAGCCG gTCTTCAAAGATGTGGGAAGAGCTGCAGGCTTAGATGGACTAATTATCTGAGACCTGATATTAAGAGAGGAAAGTTTAGTTTGCAAGAAGAACAGACCATCATTCAACTACATGCCCTTTTAGGGAACAG GTGGTCGGCCATAGCCACTCACTTGCCAAAGAGAACTGATAATGAGATCAAAAACTACTGGAATACTCATCTCAAGAAAAGGTTAGCCAAAATGGGAATTGATCCAGTCACTCACAAGCCAAAAAGTGATGCTTTACTCTCCACTGATGGTCAATCCAAGAATGCAGCAAACCTTAGCCATATGGCTCAGTGGGAGAGTGCTAGGCTTGAAGCTGAAGCTAGGTTGGTTAGAGAATCAAAGCTACGTTCAAATTCACTCCAACATCAGCTGAACCCTCCAGGTTATGCTCCTTCAGCTTCTGCTTCTGCTTCTACTTCAGCTTCAGCTGCCCAGCTTGTGAATAAGACAGCTTGGAACAGTGGCTGGTCTAAATCCAGTGAAGGTAATACTGGTGTTTTAAACAGTACTGGACTTGGGGTTGCTGGTGACCTTGAGTCTCCTACATCTACACTTACTTTCTCAGAGAATGCACCTCCGATCATGAGTACCGGGCTTGGCGTGAGTTCAATGCCCATGATTGAGTTCGTTGGCACTACTTCTGGTTCATCAGACACTGGAATCATCAAAGAAGAAGGTGAACAAGACTGGAAAGGCCTTGGAAGTTCAAGTAATTTGCCTGAATACAAAGAGGGTATGGAGAATTctctatctttcacttctagCCTTCATGATATGACAATTTCCATGGAAGGAGGATGGACTCCGGAGTCTTTGAGGCCAAATAATGGCCATGTTAATGTTGGGAATGTAATGGATGAAGGCTTCACTAATCTTCTTCTTAATGATTCCATGGACCGGAGTTTATCAGACAGTGGCAAAGAATCTGATGAAAACAGTGGAGGCAGTGGTGATGGAAGTGATTACTATGAAGATAATAAGAACTATTGGAACAGCATTCTTAATTTGGTGAACTCTTCCCCATCAGATTCACCAATGTTCTAA